In Lathamus discolor isolate bLatDis1 chromosome 1, bLatDis1.hap1, whole genome shotgun sequence, the following are encoded in one genomic region:
- the LOC136016150 gene encoding tubulin alpha-2 chain isoform X3: MSSQQHVHQLLEFEGREPVICEDAPYMRECISIHIGQAGVQTGNSCWELFCLEHGIQPNGTFIDQPSDDDSFATFFRETSSRKYVPRAIMVDLEQTVIDEVRTGTYRQLFHPEQLISGKEDAANNYARGHYSVGKDKIDMVLDRIRKTADACSGLQGFLIFHSFGGGTGSGFTSLLMERLSIEYGKKSKLEFAIYPAPQVSTAVVEPYNSILTTHATLEHSDCTFMVDNEAIYDICHQNLDIERPTYTNLNRLISQIVSSITASLRFDGALNVDLTEFQTNLVPYPRIHFPLVTYSPIISSDRAYHEQLSVAEITSACFEPNNQMVKCDPRHGKYMACCMLYRGDVVPKDVNVAIAAIKANRTLQFVDWCPTGFKVGINYQAPTVTPGGDLAEVERAVCMLSNTTAIAEAWARLDHKFDLMYAKRAFVHWYVSEGMEEGEFAEAREDLSALEKDYEEVAFQAQSILRRDKANVLPLARDIAQDSITPRSLEVFDW; the protein is encoded by the exons CGTGAGTGCATCTCTATTCACATTGGCCAAGCTGGAGTTCAAACTGGCAATTCTTGCTGGGAACTCTTCTGTCTGGAGCATGGCATTCAGCCAAATGGCACCTTCATCGACCAACCCAGTGATGATGACTCTTTTGCCACATTCTTCAGAGAGACAAGCTCTAGAAAATATGTGCCCCGTGCTATTATGGTGGACTTGGAACAAACAGTAATAG ACGAAGTGCGGACTGGCACCTACCGGCAGCTTTTCCATCCAGAACAGCTTATCTCTGGAAAGGAAGATGCAGCAAATAATTATGCACGTGGTCACTACTCTGTTGGCAAAGACAAAATTGACATGGTATTGGATCGTATCCGTAAGACG GCAGATGCCTGCTCTGGGCTGCAAGGGTTCCTGATCTTCCACAGCTTTGGTGGAGGTACCGGCTCTGGCTTTACTTCCTTACTAATGGAACGACTCTCCATTGAATATGGAAAGAAGTCCAAACTGGAGTTTGCAATCTACCCAGCCCCACAGGTCTCCACTGCTGTGGTGGAGCCCTACAATTCCATCCTGACCACGCACGCCACCCTGGAGCACTCGGATTGCACATTCATGGTGGATAATGAAGCCATCTATGACATCTGCCACCAAAACCTGGACATTGAGCGTCCCACCTACACCAACCTCAACCGCCTCATCAGCCAGATTGTCTCCTCCATCACGGCTTCACTGCGCTTCGACGGTGCCCTCAATGTGGATCTGACAGAGTTCCAGACAAACCTGGTGCCCTACCCTCGCATCCACTTTCCTTTAGTCACTTATTCCCCCATCATCTCCTCTGATAGAGCATACCATGAGCAGCTCTCAGTGGCTGAAATCACCAGTGCCTGCTTTGAGCCCAACAACCAGATGGTGAAGTGTGACCCAAGACATGGCAAGTACATGGCCTGCTGCATGCTGTACCGTGGTGACGTTGTTCCCAAGGATGTCAATGTTGCAATTGCTGCCATCAAGGCCAACAGGACCCTACAGTTTGTCGACTGGTGTCCAACAGGCTTCAAG GTTGGGATCAACTATCAGGCTCCTACAGTTACACCAGGAGGAGACCTAGCCGAGGTCGAGCGAGCAGTCTGCATGCTGAGCAACACCACGGCCATTGCAGAGGCTTGGGCCAGGCTCGACCACAAGTTTGATCTGATGTATGCCAAGAGAGCTTTTGTGCACTGGTATGTTAGTGAAGGCATGGAGGAGGGAGAATTCGCAGAGGCCCGAGAAGACCTGTCTGCCCTGGAGAAGGATTATGAAGAAGTG GCTTTTCAAGCTCAATCAATTCTAAGAAGAGACAAAGCCAATGTACTCCCACTGGCCAGGGACATCGCTCAAGACTCCATCACTCCTCGCTCCCTGGAAGTTTTTGACTGGTGA
- the LOC136016150 gene encoding tubulin alpha-2 chain isoform X4 encodes MRECISIHIGQAGVQTGNSCWELFCLEHGIQPNGTFIDQPSDDDSFATFFRETSSRKYVPRAIMVDLEQTVIDEVRTGTYRQLFHPEQLISGKEDAANNYARGHYSVGKDKIDMVLDRIRKTADACSGLQGFLIFHSFGGGTGSGFTSLLMERLSIEYGKKSKLEFAIYPAPQVSTAVVEPYNSILTTHATLEHSDCTFMVDNEAIYDICHQNLDIERPTYTNLNRLISQIVSSITASLRFDGALNVDLTEFQTNLVPYPRIHFPLVTYSPIISSDRAYHEQLSVAEITSACFEPNNQMVKCDPRHGKYMACCMLYRGDVVPKDVNVAIAAIKANRTLQFVDWCPTGFKVGINYQAPTVTPGGDLAEVERAVCMLSNTTAIAEAWARLDHKFDLMYAKRAFVHWYVSEGMEEGEFAEAREDLSALEKDYEEVAFQAQSILRRDKANVLPLARDIAQDSITPRSLEVFDW; translated from the exons CGTGAGTGCATCTCTATTCACATTGGCCAAGCTGGAGTTCAAACTGGCAATTCTTGCTGGGAACTCTTCTGTCTGGAGCATGGCATTCAGCCAAATGGCACCTTCATCGACCAACCCAGTGATGATGACTCTTTTGCCACATTCTTCAGAGAGACAAGCTCTAGAAAATATGTGCCCCGTGCTATTATGGTGGACTTGGAACAAACAGTAATAG ACGAAGTGCGGACTGGCACCTACCGGCAGCTTTTCCATCCAGAACAGCTTATCTCTGGAAAGGAAGATGCAGCAAATAATTATGCACGTGGTCACTACTCTGTTGGCAAAGACAAAATTGACATGGTATTGGATCGTATCCGTAAGACG GCAGATGCCTGCTCTGGGCTGCAAGGGTTCCTGATCTTCCACAGCTTTGGTGGAGGTACCGGCTCTGGCTTTACTTCCTTACTAATGGAACGACTCTCCATTGAATATGGAAAGAAGTCCAAACTGGAGTTTGCAATCTACCCAGCCCCACAGGTCTCCACTGCTGTGGTGGAGCCCTACAATTCCATCCTGACCACGCACGCCACCCTGGAGCACTCGGATTGCACATTCATGGTGGATAATGAAGCCATCTATGACATCTGCCACCAAAACCTGGACATTGAGCGTCCCACCTACACCAACCTCAACCGCCTCATCAGCCAGATTGTCTCCTCCATCACGGCTTCACTGCGCTTCGACGGTGCCCTCAATGTGGATCTGACAGAGTTCCAGACAAACCTGGTGCCCTACCCTCGCATCCACTTTCCTTTAGTCACTTATTCCCCCATCATCTCCTCTGATAGAGCATACCATGAGCAGCTCTCAGTGGCTGAAATCACCAGTGCCTGCTTTGAGCCCAACAACCAGATGGTGAAGTGTGACCCAAGACATGGCAAGTACATGGCCTGCTGCATGCTGTACCGTGGTGACGTTGTTCCCAAGGATGTCAATGTTGCAATTGCTGCCATCAAGGCCAACAGGACCCTACAGTTTGTCGACTGGTGTCCAACAGGCTTCAAG GTTGGGATCAACTATCAGGCTCCTACAGTTACACCAGGAGGAGACCTAGCCGAGGTCGAGCGAGCAGTCTGCATGCTGAGCAACACCACGGCCATTGCAGAGGCTTGGGCCAGGCTCGACCACAAGTTTGATCTGATGTATGCCAAGAGAGCTTTTGTGCACTGGTATGTTAGTGAAGGCATGGAGGAGGGAGAATTCGCAGAGGCCCGAGAAGACCTGTCTGCCCTGGAGAAGGATTATGAAGAAGTG GCTTTTCAAGCTCAATCAATTCTAAGAAGAGACAAAGCCAATGTACTCCCACTGGCCAGGGACATCGCTCAAGACTCCATCACTCCTCGCTCCCTGGAAGTTTTTGACTGGTGA
- the LOC136016167 gene encoding tubulin alpha-8 chain isoform X2: MRECISIHVGQAGVQIGNACWELFCLEHGIQPDGTFKDVQDKLNNDDSFTTFFNETGTGKHVPRAVMVDLEPSVVDEVRAGTFRELFHPEQLITGKEDAANNYARGHYTIGKESIDMVLDRVRKLTDACSGLQGFLIFHSFGGGTGSGFTSLLMERLSVDYGKKSKLEFAIYPAPQVSTAVVEPYNSILTTHTTLEHSDCAFMVDNEAIYDICRRNLDIERPTYTNLNRLISQIVSSITASLRFDGALNVDLTEFQTNLVPYPRIHFPLVTYAPIISSDRAHHEQLSVAEITSACFEPNNQMVKCDPRHGKYMACCMLYRGDVVPKDVNVAIAAIKTKRTIQFVDWCPTGFKVGINYQPPTVVPGGDLAQVQRAVCMLSNTTAIAEAWARLDHKFDLMYAKRAFVHWYVGEGMEEGEFAEAREDLAALEKDYEEVGTDSFEEENDGE, translated from the exons ATG CGCGAATGCATCTCTATTCATGTTGGCCAGGCTGGAGTTCAGATAGGAAATGCGTGCTGGGAACTCTTCTGCCTGGAGCATGGCATTCAGCCAGATGGCACCTTCAAGGATGTGCAGGATAAACTCAACAATGATGACTCTTTTACTACATTTTTCAATGAAACAGGCACTGGGAAGCATGTGCCCCGGGCTGTAATGGTGGACTTGGAACCAAGCGTAGTAG ATGAAGTGCGGGCTGGGACCTTCCGGGAACTTTTTCATCCAGAACAACTGATCACTGGAAAGGAAGATGCAGCTAATAACTATGCCCGTGGCCACTATACCATTGGCAAAGAAAGCATTGATATGGTGCTTGATCGTGTTCGTAAGCTG ACTGATGCCTGTTCTGGGCTGCAAGGGTTCCTGATCTTCCACAGCTTTGGTGGAGGTACCGGCTCTGGCTTTACTTCCTTACTAATGGAACGACTCTCTGTGGATTATGGAAAGAAGTCCAAACTGGAGTTTGCAATCTATCCAGCCCCACAGGTCTCCACTGCTGTGGTGGAGCCCTACAATTCCATCCTTACCACACATACCACCCTGGAGCACTCGGATTGCGCCTTCATGGTGGATAATGAAGCCATCTATGACATCTGCCGCCGAAACCTGGACATTGAGCGTCCCACCTACACCAACCTCAACCGCCTCATCAGCCAGATTGTCTCCTCCATCACGGCTTCACTGCGCTTCGACGGTGCCCTCAATGTGGATCTGACAGAGTTCCAGACAAACCTGGTGCCCTACCCTCGCATCCACTTTCCTTTAGTCACCTATGCCCCCATCATCTCCTCTGATAGAGCACATCATGAGCAGCTCTCAGTGGCTGAAATCACCAGTGCCTGCTTTGAGCCCAACAACCAGATGGTGAAGTGTGACCCAAGACATGGCAAGTACATGGCCTGCTGCATGCTGTACCGTGGTGACGTTGTTCCTAAGGATGTCAATGTTGCAATTGCTGCCATCAAGACCAAGAGAACCATCCAGTTTGTCGACTGGTGTCCAACAGGCTTCAAG GTTGGGATCAACTATCAGCCTCCTACTGTAGTTCCTGGTGGAGACCTAGCCCAAGTTCAGCGAGCAGTCTGCATGCTGAGCAACACCACGGCCATTGCAGAGGCTTGGGCCAGGCTCGACCACAAGTTTGATCTGATGTATGCCAAGAGAGCTTTTGTGCACTGGTATGTGGGTGAAGGCATGGAGGAGGGAGAATTTGCAGAGGCCCGAGAGGATCTGGCTGCCCTGGAGAAGGACTATGAGGAAGTGGGAACTGACtcatttgaagaagaaaatgatggGGAGTAA
- the LOC136016167 gene encoding tubulin alpha-8 chain isoform X1, whose amino-acid sequence MYILAEQGTGMRECISIHVGQAGVQIGNACWELFCLEHGIQPDGTFKDVQDKLNNDDSFTTFFNETGTGKHVPRAVMVDLEPSVVDEVRAGTFRELFHPEQLITGKEDAANNYARGHYTIGKESIDMVLDRVRKLTDACSGLQGFLIFHSFGGGTGSGFTSLLMERLSVDYGKKSKLEFAIYPAPQVSTAVVEPYNSILTTHTTLEHSDCAFMVDNEAIYDICRRNLDIERPTYTNLNRLISQIVSSITASLRFDGALNVDLTEFQTNLVPYPRIHFPLVTYAPIISSDRAHHEQLSVAEITSACFEPNNQMVKCDPRHGKYMACCMLYRGDVVPKDVNVAIAAIKTKRTIQFVDWCPTGFKVGINYQPPTVVPGGDLAQVQRAVCMLSNTTAIAEAWARLDHKFDLMYAKRAFVHWYVGEGMEEGEFAEAREDLAALEKDYEEVGTDSFEEENDGE is encoded by the exons ATGTACATACTGGCAGAACAGGGAACTGGAATG CGCGAATGCATCTCTATTCATGTTGGCCAGGCTGGAGTTCAGATAGGAAATGCGTGCTGGGAACTCTTCTGCCTGGAGCATGGCATTCAGCCAGATGGCACCTTCAAGGATGTGCAGGATAAACTCAACAATGATGACTCTTTTACTACATTTTTCAATGAAACAGGCACTGGGAAGCATGTGCCCCGGGCTGTAATGGTGGACTTGGAACCAAGCGTAGTAG ATGAAGTGCGGGCTGGGACCTTCCGGGAACTTTTTCATCCAGAACAACTGATCACTGGAAAGGAAGATGCAGCTAATAACTATGCCCGTGGCCACTATACCATTGGCAAAGAAAGCATTGATATGGTGCTTGATCGTGTTCGTAAGCTG ACTGATGCCTGTTCTGGGCTGCAAGGGTTCCTGATCTTCCACAGCTTTGGTGGAGGTACCGGCTCTGGCTTTACTTCCTTACTAATGGAACGACTCTCTGTGGATTATGGAAAGAAGTCCAAACTGGAGTTTGCAATCTATCCAGCCCCACAGGTCTCCACTGCTGTGGTGGAGCCCTACAATTCCATCCTTACCACACATACCACCCTGGAGCACTCGGATTGCGCCTTCATGGTGGATAATGAAGCCATCTATGACATCTGCCGCCGAAACCTGGACATTGAGCGTCCCACCTACACCAACCTCAACCGCCTCATCAGCCAGATTGTCTCCTCCATCACGGCTTCACTGCGCTTCGACGGTGCCCTCAATGTGGATCTGACAGAGTTCCAGACAAACCTGGTGCCCTACCCTCGCATCCACTTTCCTTTAGTCACCTATGCCCCCATCATCTCCTCTGATAGAGCACATCATGAGCAGCTCTCAGTGGCTGAAATCACCAGTGCCTGCTTTGAGCCCAACAACCAGATGGTGAAGTGTGACCCAAGACATGGCAAGTACATGGCCTGCTGCATGCTGTACCGTGGTGACGTTGTTCCTAAGGATGTCAATGTTGCAATTGCTGCCATCAAGACCAAGAGAACCATCCAGTTTGTCGACTGGTGTCCAACAGGCTTCAAG GTTGGGATCAACTATCAGCCTCCTACTGTAGTTCCTGGTGGAGACCTAGCCCAAGTTCAGCGAGCAGTCTGCATGCTGAGCAACACCACGGCCATTGCAGAGGCTTGGGCCAGGCTCGACCACAAGTTTGATCTGATGTATGCCAAGAGAGCTTTTGTGCACTGGTATGTGGGTGAAGGCATGGAGGAGGGAGAATTTGCAGAGGCCCGAGAGGATCTGGCTGCCCTGGAGAAGGACTATGAGGAAGTGGGAACTGACtcatttgaagaagaaaatgatggGGAGTAA